A DNA window from Candidatus Hydrogenedentota bacterium contains the following coding sequences:
- a CDS encoding efflux RND transporter periplasmic adaptor subunit, translated as MATLPKTSPEEEALIEPEPARSPVWLGIGVIVRTLLVLAILAASGYASYRWLANPPVAQRRPPQKEAALAEVVPAHVQAANVIVRNMGTVVPAREVSLAARVSGQLAEIAPAFVPGGHFVQGETMVRIDSADYELAVEQQQANLVKAQSDLKLEMGQQSVAQLEYKLLGENAPEEDEALLLRQPQLESMKAAVAIAQAGLNQARLDLERTVIAAPFNAVIQERKVDLGAYVNPGSPLATLVDSDEYWVEVTVPVDELRWLQIPGFNGGSGSQARIYHEPAWGPGVYREGQVLRILTDLEEGSRMARLLLAVKDPLQLGETEGPPHPLILGAAVRIEIIGKELSDIVTVPASAVREGEYVWIMTPEKTLEIRPVEAAWRDVEVVYVSEGVQNGELLVVSDLATPVSGMPLRAGSNEPAPAGEKTARSEGEERQP; from the coding sequence ATGGCAACGCTTCCAAAGACGAGTCCCGAGGAAGAGGCTTTGATCGAACCGGAGCCCGCGCGGTCGCCCGTATGGCTGGGCATCGGTGTCATTGTGCGCACGCTGTTGGTGCTCGCGATCCTGGCGGCCAGCGGATACGCTTCGTACCGCTGGTTGGCGAATCCTCCGGTTGCGCAGCGGCGTCCGCCTCAAAAAGAAGCCGCCCTGGCCGAAGTAGTGCCGGCCCATGTGCAGGCCGCAAACGTGATTGTGCGCAATATGGGCACGGTCGTGCCCGCCCGCGAGGTGAGTCTTGCGGCGAGGGTGAGCGGCCAGCTCGCGGAGATTGCGCCGGCATTCGTCCCTGGAGGGCATTTTGTTCAGGGCGAAACCATGGTCCGGATCGATTCGGCGGACTACGAGCTCGCCGTCGAACAACAGCAGGCGAACCTGGTCAAGGCGCAGTCGGACCTCAAGCTCGAGATGGGGCAGCAGTCGGTTGCTCAACTCGAATACAAGTTGCTCGGCGAGAACGCGCCCGAGGAAGACGAGGCGTTGTTGCTGCGCCAACCTCAACTCGAATCGATGAAGGCGGCGGTCGCTATTGCGCAGGCGGGATTGAACCAAGCCCGCCTCGACCTCGAGCGGACCGTGATCGCGGCCCCATTTAACGCGGTGATCCAGGAACGCAAAGTCGATCTGGGCGCGTACGTCAACCCGGGCTCGCCATTGGCCACGCTGGTGGATTCGGATGAGTACTGGGTGGAAGTCACGGTTCCGGTGGACGAGTTGCGCTGGCTCCAAATCCCGGGGTTCAACGGCGGCTCGGGTTCGCAAGCCCGGATTTACCATGAGCCGGCATGGGGACCCGGCGTCTACCGCGAGGGCCAAGTGCTGCGTATCCTCACCGACCTTGAAGAAGGCAGCAGGATGGCCCGTCTTCTGCTAGCGGTCAAGGATCCGCTCCAGCTTGGAGAAACCGAAGGCCCGCCTCATCCCCTTATCCTCGGCGCGGCCGTGCGCATCGAGATCATCGGCAAGGAACTGTCCGATATCGTTACGGTGCCCGCCTCCGCGGTGCGCGAGGGAGAGTACGTGTGGATCATGACTCCCGAGAAAACCCTCGAGATCCGTCCCGTGGAAGCTGCATGGAGAGACGTGGAAGTCGTTTACGTGTCTGAAGGCGTGCAGAACGGCGAGCTGCTCGTTGTGAGCGACTTGGCGACTCCCGTCAGCGGCATGCCGCTGCGGGCCGGCTCGAATGAACCCGCCCCGGCGGGAGAAAAGACCGCCCGCAGCGAAGGGGAGGAGCGTCAACCGTGA